ATTGCGTTTGATTCGCCATTGGCTGATCCTTGAGCAGGTTGAGAAGATTAATCAGATGTTGCGAGGGCACTACAATTATTATGGGATGGCAGGAAATTTAAAGTCACTCTACAAGGTGTACCAAGCAACAGATAAATATTGGCACAAAATGTTATGCAGCCGTAGCAGGAAAGGTTATGTGACATGGGAGAGATATGCCCAAATCAAATCCTGGTTTCCTATTGTGCGTCCGAGAATTTCAATCCCTTATAAGGAATTGAAATTGTACGTCATACTGTGAATCCATTTCTGAAGAGCCCGGTGCGGGAAATCTGCACGCCGGGTTCTGTGGGGGTTCGGGCCACCAATTGGGTGGCCTCTCTACCCGGAGACGGGGGTTAGTCACCCCCTCCTACTCGATCTATTCACTATGATTGTAAATTTCTTTTGTAAAAAGAAGGAACAAGAGAATATGTGTCGAAATTGAAAAAATAACCATCAAAAATAAGGAAGAGCACCGAATGAACCGGGTATTACGTACGTGGATTTACCCTTGTGATTTTGTCGTATATTTGTTTTTTGGCTTTTATTTTCGCCGTTTTTGTCGAGTGGGTGAAGGGAAACAGCTTCGATTCCTTTTCTCTTGTTGTGGTTTACGTGGGAATTGTATTGTGGCTAATAGGAAAATGGAAAGTCAGAAGAGAAAGGCATAAAAGCGCCATCAAGTCTCCAGACAAGGGATTCGGAAGTTGGAAACACTAGGGTTTAAGGTCATGGTAGAGCCGTCAAATCAAACAGCGTAGTTAATCGAAACAGCAACCAACAGGTGCATTAACATGACTCGTTCCAGCAAATACCAATCTGCTGGTGTTAACATCCCCTAGCTTTTTTGCGGTTTTTTCATGGACTTAAATTTTCGGGATAGGTCCATGCGTCAAACGATCAAGGAGATAGAAACGAATGTGGCATATCGATGGTTAGGTTACGATTTAGCAGAAAAAATTCCGCACTCTCAATCTTTGTAAAAAATTATGTTCGTCGTTTTCAAGACACTGCCATGTTTGAAACAATATCTATCGTATTCTGAAATAAGCTGTAGAGCATGTCTTTGTCGATCCAGAGGTCGTCTTATTGTTGCCATCATGGCCCATCTCTCTTCTGACTGTAGGCAGATGCAAAATTTCTGGGATACGGTGTCCAGGGCTTTTTTAAGTGGTTGATATGATATTTTTTTATCCGTCTCATCAAAGCAGATTGTGAGATCCCCAAGACCCTGGCGGCTTTGCGGGTGGAGCGGTGCCGACGCAGGACCTGCTGTATGATCTCTTTTTCGATGCGGGCCAGTTTGTCCGGCAAGGTTTCTCCTTTCCCCAGTGATACTGAGCTGGACACCAATACAGTGTTGATCTTCCCGTGTAGGTCATCGACCATGATTTCATCATTTTGAGCCGTAATCACCAAGCGTTCTACCAGGTTTTCCAATTCTCGGATGTTGCCCGGCCAGTCATAGTCCACCAATGCGTCCAGCGCTTCCGGTGCAAAGGTGCGGCGCAGGCCATACTTCTGGTTATATTTTTTTAAAAAGTGATGGAGTAAGGGGATGATATCCTCTTTGCGCTGGCGTAAGGGCGGGATATGGACGGGCAATATATTTAAGCGGTAATAGAGATCAGAGCGGAACCGTCCTTCTTGCACCATCTCCCCCAAATTGCGGTTGGTGGCAGCGATAATGCGGACATCCGCCCGGTGTAACCGGGTGCTGCCGATGGGCATATATGTTTTATCTTGCAAGAGTTGCAGCAGTTTGGGTTGCAGGTGCAAAGGCAGCTCGCTGATTTCATCCAGAAACAGTGTGCCTCGGTGGGCAGCCTCCACTAATCCTTTTTTTCCCGTGCCATCGGCTCCTGTAAAGGCCCCTTTTTTATAACCGAACAGTTCCGATTCCAGCAAGGATTCCGGGATGGCGGCGCAGTTGATATGGACAAAGGGGAGCTGGTGGCGGTAACTCAGATTATGGATATATTGGGCAATGACATTCTTGCCTACCCCGGTCTCCCCGGTAATCAATATCGTGGTGTCCACTTTAGCAACTTGCTCGCACAGTGCCATTAACTCTTTGGACGCCTTGCTGTGGCCGATGAAGATGGGGGTGGAGGGATGTTCGTGACGGTTCAGTTTTAATTTGCGAATTTCCTGGCTGTATTTCTGTAATAAGGCCTCTATCTCTTCCAGTTGCGAACTGGCCCGGACAATCTCGGTGATATCCCGGGAGTGGGCCACCACCAAATCGATGGCCCCCTCTTCGTTTTTGATCAAATGGCCAGACACCAGATATTTCCGTCCGTTATTGCAGGTTTGGACGGTGCTGACCATCTTTTTCTTTTCTAAAGTTAACCTGGTTACCGAGGGAGAAAAGATACCTTCTTTCTCCAGTTGATACACGCTTCTCCCGATCAATTCCGAACGGGGTTTGCCGATGATTTTTTCACTGGCATTATTTAACCAGAGGGTA
This genomic interval from Caldalkalibacillus thermarum contains the following:
- a CDS encoding sigma-54 interaction domain-containing protein, with the translated sequence MKNKDILKEIHFFDILNSMADGIYITNAKGITLWLNNASEKIIGKPRSELIGRSVYQLEKEGIFSPSVTRLTLEKKKMVSTVQTCNNGRKYLVSGHLIKNEEGAIDLVVAHSRDITEIVRASSQLEEIEALLQKYSQEIRKLKLNRHEHPSTPIFIGHSKASKELMALCEQVAKVDTTILITGETGVGKNVIAQYIHNLSYRHQLPFVHINCAAIPESLLESELFGYKKGAFTGADGTGKKGLVEAAHRGTLFLDEISELPLHLQPKLLQLLQDKTYMPIGSTRLHRADVRIIAATNRNLGEMVQEGRFRSDLYYRLNILPVHIPPLRQRKEDIIPLLHHFLKKYNQKYGLRRTFAPEALDALVDYDWPGNIRELENLVERLVITAQNDEIMVDDLHGKINTVLVSSSVSLGKGETLPDKLARIEKEIIQQVLRRHRSTRKAARVLGISQSALMRRIKKYHINHLKKPWTPYPRNFASAYSQKRDGP